CCCCGACTTCGGCCCCGGTGACACGGTCAACGTGCACGTCAACATCACCGAGGGCAACCGCTCCCGCATCCAGATCTTCAAGGGCGTCGTCATCGGCCGCCAGGGCGACGGCGTGCGCGAGACGTTCACCGTCCGCAAGATCAGCTTCCAGGTGGGCGTCGAGCGCACCTTCCCCGTGCACTCCCCGGTGATCGACCACATCGAGGTCGTCACGCGCGGTGACGTGCGCCGTGCGAAGCTCTACTACCTGCGCGAACTGCGCGGCAAGAAGGCGAAGATCAAGGAGAAGCGCGAGAACTGACGCGCGCTGCTCTCCACGGCACCCCGGGACACGATGTCCCGGGGTGCTGTGTTCTATCCGGGGTGTGCGACCCTAGTAGATGCCGTCTTCGAGCGGTGCGAGACAGTGAAGGAACCCTATGACGATCGACTCCGTTCCCGCGTCGAACCCCGCCGGAAGGCGGCGCCGCGGGTTCCTCATGTTCCTTCGCGATGTGCTGGTGATCGTCGTGATCGCTGCGCTCGTCTCGTTTCTGGTGAAGACGTTCATCGTCCGCTCGTTCTACATCCCGTCGGCGTCGATGGAGCGGACCCTCATGGTCAACGACCGCATCCTCGTGGATGAACTCACCCCGCGGTGGACGGGGTACGAGCGCGGCGACGTCGTCGTGTTCAAGGATCCGGGCGGATGGCTGGACGCGCAGCCGCAGACTCCTCCGGGTCCGCCGCTCGTGCAAGCGGTCGACTGGGCTCTCAACCTCGTCGGCATCTCCGCCACGGATTCGCAGGACCACCTGGTGAAGAGGGTGATCGGCCTCCCCGGCGATCACGTCATCTGCTGCAACGCACTCGGCCAGATCACGATCAACGGGACTCCGGTCGATGAACTGGGGTACCTCAACCTGCCCGCCGGTGACACGGCGGCCTCGAACAGCCCGTTCGACGTCGTGGTGCCGAAGGGGTCGCTGTGGTTGCTCGGTGACAATCGCGATCGCTCGCGCGATTCCCGTGAGCACCAGGACCTCCCCAGTGGGGGATTCGTGCCGCTGGAGAACGTCGTCGGCAAGGCGTTCCTTACGACATGGCCCCTCGACCGTTTCGGGCTGATCGACGGCCACCACGACAGCTTCACCGGGGTCCCCGATCCAAAATGACCGTCGTCGCACCGAAGCTCACGCTCGAACGCAAACTCCTGGCAGAGAGCGAGCTCCTCGTCGCGCTGGACGAGGTGGGCAGGGGTGCCCTGGCCGGTCCTGTGGCGGTGGGGGTCGCTGTGATCGACGCCAAAGGCGCTCGGAGGAGGGTGCCCGAGGGTCTGCGGGATTCCAAGCTCGTGCCGGAGCGGCGCCGGCCGGAGGTCGCGGCCAGAGCCGCTGCATGGGTTCAGGCCTCCGGGGTGGGGTGGGCGAGCGCAGCCGAGATCGACCGCGTCGGGATCATGCGGGCATTGGGCCTCGCCGCGTCGCGGGCCATCCTGTGCGTCGTCGAGCAGGGGGTGACGATGGACAACGCCCTGGTGCTTCTCGACGGGAACCACGACTACGTCTCGGCCGTGCATCCGGCGCCGCTGCGCGTTCGCTCGAAGGTGAAGGCGGACCGCGACTGCGCGTCGGTGTCTGCGGCGTCGGTGATCGCGAAGGTCGCGCGTGATGCACTGATGATCGACCTCCACGCAGAGCACCCCGACTATCAGTGGAACCGCAACAAGGGTTACGCCAGCGTCGAGCACCGCGACGCGATCCGCGCCCTCGGCCTTTCGCCGCACCATCGCGCATCCTGGGCGATCGCTGATGCTCCCACGCTGTTCTGATGGCCTCCGCCCGTGCGACGGTGATCAGAGTCAGCGCCTAGGATGGTCTCATCATGGATGAGGAAGCCTTCGACGACTACGACCGCGAACTCGAGCTGGCCCTGTTCCGCGAATATCGCGACGTCGTCGGGCAGTTCCAGTACGTCGTCGAGACCGAGCGTCGGTTCTATCTGGCCAACGAGGTGAACGTCGTCCGCCGCGACACGGAGCACGATTTCTACTTCGAAATCTCGATGAGCGACGTGTGGGTGTGGGACATCTACCGAGCCGACCGCTTCGTCAAGGCGGTGCGGGTGCTCACGTTCAAGGATGTGAACGTCGAGGAGCTCCAGCGCCGCGAGTTCGAGCTGCCGCAGGAGCTCTCCCTCGACGGCGAGTGATCCTCCACAAACGCGGAACGCGGCGGCTTCTCCACAGTCGCTGAGGAATCCGAGGCTGAGCCGATCGCGGAGCGTCGCCTTCCGGGCACGCTGTCGGCATGGCAGCGAAAGACGACCTCGGAAGAGCGGGCGAAGAACGGGCGGCACGGTATCTGACCGCCGCCGGGTACGACATCCTCGATCGGAACTGGCGGTGCCCTCAGGGGGAACTCGACATCGTCGCCCTCGGCGGCAGAGTGCTCGTGTTCGTGGAGGTGAAGACCCGTCGCTCCATGGCATACGGCCATCCGCTTGAAGCCGTCGACGTGCGGAAGAGGCGGCGTCTGTGGAAGCTGGCCCATGCGTGGATGGCTCAGCACCCCGACATGGCGCACGGCCGGTCCCTGCGCGTAGATGTCATCGGGATCACCGGCGCGGACCCGTTCAGCGCGACTCTCGAGCATCTGGTGGACGTCGTATGAGCACGGCGCGCGCCTGGGCGGTCGCTCTCACCGGCGTCGACGGCCACCTCGTGGAGGTGGAGGCCGACCTGTCGAATCAGACGCCGGAGTTCAAGATCATCGGCTTGCCGGACAAGTCCCTCGGCGAGGCCGTGCAACGAGTGCACAACGCGTGCAAGAACTCCGGAATGGACCTGCCGCGTCGTCGCCTCACGGTGAATCTCTCACCGGCGAGCCTGCCGAAGCACGGGTCAGGATTCGATCTCGCCATCGCCGTGGTGGCCCTCGCCGCGGGCGGGGCTCTGACACTCCGCTCGATCGCACACACGGTCTACATCGGAGAACTCGGTCTCGACGGGCGTCTCCGCCCCGTCCCAGGGGTGCTCCCCGCTGTCTTCGCCGCGGCACGCGCTGGGTTCGACCGGGTGGTCGTGCCCAGTGCGAACGAGGAGGAGGCACGGCTGGTGGCCGGTATCGACGTGCGTGCGGCCACCACTCTTGCAGAGGTGGCGGTCTGGCACGGTGCGGACGTCGAGGTGCCCGAGGTCGATCCGGTGGGCGTCCGCACCGAGATCCCCGAGCCCGTCCAGAGTCTCGATCTGGCTGATGTGGTCGGTCAGGAGGAGGCGGTGCATGCCTTGATCGCCGCTGCCGCAGGAGGCCATCACATCCTGCTGAGCGGTCCGCCCGGCGCGGGGAAGACGATGCTCGCGCGGCGACTCCCCGGGATCCTCCCTCACCTGACCGACGAAGAGGCACTGGAGGTCGCGTCGATCCGGTCGCTTTCCGGGCAGCCGGTTCACCGGCTGGACCCTGTGCCTCCGATCGAGGCGCCGCATCACAGCGCGTCGTCGACGGCCCTGGTCGGCGGAGGATCGCGGATGGCAAGACCCGGCTCGATCGTGCGCGCCCACCGAGGGGTGCTCTTTCTGGAT
This Microbacterium sp. XT11 DNA region includes the following protein-coding sequences:
- the rplS gene encoding 50S ribosomal protein L19, with the protein product MQILDAVDAASLRSDIPDFGPGDTVNVHVNITEGNRSRIQIFKGVVIGRQGDGVRETFTVRKISFQVGVERTFPVHSPVIDHIEVVTRGDVRRAKLYYLRELRGKKAKIKEKREN
- the lepB gene encoding signal peptidase I yields the protein MTIDSVPASNPAGRRRRGFLMFLRDVLVIVVIAALVSFLVKTFIVRSFYIPSASMERTLMVNDRILVDELTPRWTGYERGDVVVFKDPGGWLDAQPQTPPGPPLVQAVDWALNLVGISATDSQDHLVKRVIGLPGDHVICCNALGQITINGTPVDELGYLNLPAGDTAASNSPFDVVVPKGSLWLLGDNRDRSRDSREHQDLPSGGFVPLENVVGKAFLTTWPLDRFGLIDGHHDSFTGVPDPK
- a CDS encoding ribonuclease HII — translated: MTVVAPKLTLERKLLAESELLVALDEVGRGALAGPVAVGVAVIDAKGARRRVPEGLRDSKLVPERRRPEVAARAAAWVQASGVGWASAAEIDRVGIMRALGLAASRAILCVVEQGVTMDNALVLLDGNHDYVSAVHPAPLRVRSKVKADRDCASVSAASVIAKVARDALMIDLHAEHPDYQWNRNKGYASVEHRDAIRALGLSPHHRASWAIADAPTLF
- a CDS encoding DUF2469 family protein, which translates into the protein MDEEAFDDYDRELELALFREYRDVVGQFQYVVETERRFYLANEVNVVRRDTEHDFYFEISMSDVWVWDIYRADRFVKAVRVLTFKDVNVEELQRREFELPQELSLDGE
- a CDS encoding YraN family protein, with translation MAAKDDLGRAGEERAARYLTAAGYDILDRNWRCPQGELDIVALGGRVLVFVEVKTRRSMAYGHPLEAVDVRKRRRLWKLAHAWMAQHPDMAHGRSLRVDVIGITGADPFSATLEHLVDVV
- a CDS encoding YifB family Mg chelatase-like AAA ATPase; amino-acid sequence: MSTARAWAVALTGVDGHLVEVEADLSNQTPEFKIIGLPDKSLGEAVQRVHNACKNSGMDLPRRRLTVNLSPASLPKHGSGFDLAIAVVALAAGGALTLRSIAHTVYIGELGLDGRLRPVPGVLPAVFAAARAGFDRVVVPSANEEEARLVAGIDVRAATTLAEVAVWHGADVEVPEVDPVGVRTEIPEPVQSLDLADVVGQEEAVHALIAAAAGGHHILLSGPPGAGKTMLARRLPGILPHLTDEEALEVASIRSLSGQPVHRLDPVPPIEAPHHSASSTALVGGGSRMARPGSIVRAHRGVLFLDEAGEFSRGALDALRQPLESGIIEIHRAGFHARFPARFQLVMAMNPCPCGNYGVRGAECVCPSIAIRRYASRLSGPLRDRIDIELHVSRVAASRATAGERAEMTTAEARERVGRARRRAAERLKGTPWARNAEVPGSWLRQPSQRVDAAARAPLDRALERGALTLRGYDRVLRLAWTMADLADRDRPGQEEIGHALFLKRGVAS